In Trueperella pecoris, the DNA window CCGAGGATGAGGTTCTTTCGCAGCCTGGCGCGTTCGGCGTCCCGCGGGCCACGAGCGCGAGTGGAGCGCGGGGCGGGGCGGGATGGCCGCTGCGGACGGCGTCGTTCCCCGTTGCGGTGCCCAGCGCGTTGGGTGCCCGTACGCGAGGCAGCGTTGCGCGACGTTCCTGTGCGCGGGCCGGCAGCCTTTGCTTCCACGCGCGCACCGGGCGTTCGCGCCGAGCCCTGAGTGCGGCCCGAACGCCCAGTGCCCTGGTTGTCGGCGGGTCGCTTGTGGGCGCGCGGACGCCCGGGTGCCTCGCGGCGCGGTCGGCGGGGATTTTCCTTCACGCCTTTTACCGTATCGGCAAATGAGTTACTCGGGAGCGATGCACGCCGCGGGCGCTCGCCACACCTTTTGGGCGCGCACTATCGGGCGCCGACTATAGTGAGTCGGGTGGCACCCGAACCGAACTCCGCCTACGTGGCCCTCGCCCGCTGGTACGCGGCCAATGCCCGCGATCTGCCCTGGCGGCACACCACCGATCCGTGGGCGATCCTCCTGTGCGAAATCATGAGCCAGCAAACCCCGGTGTCCCGCGTCGAGCCGGTGTGGCGGGCGTGGATGGAGCGCTGGCCCACTCCAGCCGATCTAGCGGCGGCCTCGCCGGCGGAGGTCCTCATCGCCTGGGACCGCATGGGTTACCCGCGCCGCGCCCTGCGCTTGCAGGAGGCCGCCCGTATGATCACGGAGCGTGGATCCTTCCCGGCCAGCTACGAGGAGTTGCTGGCGTTGCCCGGCGTCGGGCCCTACACCGCTGCCGCGGTGGTGGCCTTCGCCTATCGTGGCTATTCGGTGGTTCTCGATACGAACATTCGCCGGGTGCTCGCGCGGTGGCACGGCCAGGCCCTACCCGCTCCTTCCCAAACCAAGGCCGAGGTGGACCGGGCACGTAGCTTCGTCCCGCACGGCGATCGGGCCTGGCGGTGGAACGCGGCGATCATGGAGTTCGGCGCGCTGGTGTGCACCGCCCGGGCGCCGGCGTGCCAGACCTGCCCGTTGGCCGGCGAGTGCGAGTGGAATCTGGCGGGCCAGCCCGCGGACGTTCACGCTCCACGCCGCCGCCCGCAGGCCTGGGAGGGAACGAACCGGCAGGCGCGCGGGCAGATCATGGCCGCCCTCCGCCGCGAGGCGCACACGTTCGAGGGGCTCCTGTCCGCGACGGGGCTGAGCGTCCAGCGCTTCGGGCCCGCCCTGGACGGCCTGCTCACCGACGGCTTGGTCGAGCAAGTCGGCGCCCAGTTCCGCCTTCCGCTAGCATCGAACGCATGAATGAACAGCTCTTGGCCCGCGTGGGCGGCGTCCTCGCGCTCGCATCGTTGACCATTTTCGCCGTCGGGCTCCTGGTGCAGATGGCCGGCGATCGCACGGCGTTCGCCACCATCATCGCCGGCGGCACGGGCCTGGTGCTCGTGGTCAGCGCGGTGCGGCTGATTCTGCTGTCGGGCGCGCCTGGCACGACGCCGTCGGCGATCGGTTTCCTGCGCAAGGCGGCGTTGGCCTCGCTCATCATCGCACTGGCGGGTTGTGCCGCGGCCGCGATCGTCGGCCCGAGTCTGGTGACCGCGCTGGTTTTGGGGCTCGTCGGCCTCCAGGCTCCGATCGTGTTGATGCTGGCGGCCGGGTTCCTCGCAGGTGCCGGGCTCGACTAGAGCTCTTTGAGCATCCGATAATTACCCAGCGTGTTGGGTTTGACGCGGGCGAGGTCGAGGAATTCGGCGGTTCCGTCGTCGTGCGAACGAAGAATCTCCTGGTAGACGTCCACCCCCACGGGCGTCCCCTCGATGGGGTGGAAGCCGGCGCGCGCGAAGAAGTCGACTTCGAAGGTCAGGCAGAAGAGGCGCCGGATGCCCAGGGCGGCGGCGCGTGCCTCCAGCTCGGCGACGATCGCCCGGCCCAGCCCGCGCCCGAGGTAGTCTTCCTTGACGGCGAGCGTGCGAATCTCGGCGATGTCTTCCCAAAAGACGTGCAGGGCACCACACGCCACGACCTCGCCGTCGACCTCCACGACCACGAATTCTTGAAGGTGTTCAAAGTAGTCAATGAGGTCTTTGGAGATGAGGATGCGCTGATGGGCGTAGGGACGCACGATCTCGGCGATGGCCCGCACGTCACGAGCTGTGGCCGGGCGAATCATTTTCCGGCCTTGATGGAACGCAAGGCGTATTCGTGGAGGAGCTCGGCTGAGTCTTCGTCGATGATGAGGTCGGTGATGACCCCTGCGAGCAGGGCGGCCACGGTGGCGGGAATCTTGTCCGCG includes these proteins:
- a CDS encoding A/G-specific adenine glycosylase — encoded protein: MAPEPNSAYVALARWYAANARDLPWRHTTDPWAILLCEIMSQQTPVSRVEPVWRAWMERWPTPADLAAASPAEVLIAWDRMGYPRRALRLQEAARMITERGSFPASYEELLALPGVGPYTAAAVVAFAYRGYSVVLDTNIRRVLARWHGQALPAPSQTKAEVDRARSFVPHGDRAWRWNAAIMEFGALVCTARAPACQTCPLAGECEWNLAGQPADVHAPRRRPQAWEGTNRQARGQIMAALRREAHTFEGLLSATGLSVQRFGPALDGLLTDGLVEQVGAQFRLPLASNA
- a CDS encoding amino-acid N-acetyltransferase, producing MRLAFHQGRKMIRPATARDVRAIAEIVRPYAHQRILISKDLIDYFEHLQEFVVVEVDGEVVACGALHVFWEDIAEIRTLAVKEDYLGRGLGRAIVAELEARAAALGIRRLFCLTFEVDFFARAGFHPIEGTPVGVDVYQEILRSHDDGTAEFLDLARVKPNTLGNYRMLKEL